Proteins encoded together in one Bacteroides ovatus window:
- a CDS encoding amidohydrolase: MESIRISIIQTDIVWENKQENLRLLHEKLQSLRGITEIVVLPEMFSTGFSMQSKMLAEPNSGATITILKQWAAQFQLAICGSYIATENDQFYNRAFFLTPEGEEFYYDKRHLFRMGREAEHFSVGDKRLIIPYRGWNICLLVCYDLRFPVWSRNVNNEYDLLIYVANWPIPRRLVWDTLLRARALENQCYVCGVNRVGIDGYQLTYNGGSRVYSAFGEEIGSFPDEKEGIATVSLNLNTLNQFREKFPVWKDADEFHL; the protein is encoded by the coding sequence ATGGAGTCTATCCGTATTTCTATCATACAAACCGATATTGTTTGGGAAAATAAACAAGAAAATCTCCGTTTGCTCCACGAAAAGCTGCAAAGTCTTCGTGGAATAACGGAGATTGTTGTTTTACCGGAGATGTTTTCCACCGGATTCAGCATGCAGAGTAAAATGCTGGCAGAGCCGAACTCCGGAGCAACCATTACAATACTCAAACAATGGGCTGCCCAATTTCAGCTAGCCATTTGTGGAAGTTATATAGCAACTGAAAACGACCAGTTCTATAATCGGGCCTTCTTCCTGACACCGGAAGGAGAAGAATTCTATTATGACAAACGTCACCTGTTTCGTATGGGAAGGGAAGCCGAACATTTTTCGGTCGGTGACAAACGACTTATCATCCCCTATCGTGGATGGAATATCTGCCTGTTGGTTTGCTATGATCTCCGTTTTCCTGTATGGAGCCGGAACGTAAACAACGAGTACGACCTTTTAATATATGTAGCCAACTGGCCTATCCCCCGCCGTCTGGTTTGGGACACTCTGCTCCGGGCGCGTGCTTTGGAAAATCAATGCTATGTATGCGGTGTCAACAGGGTGGGTATAGACGGATATCAGCTTACATATAATGGAGGAAGTAGAGTTTATTCTGCTTTCGGAGAAGAAATCGGCTCATTTCCAGATGAAAAGGAAGGAATAGCTACTGTGAGTCTTAATCTGAACACTCTCAACCAATTCAGAGAGAAGTTCCCGGTATGGAAAGATGCAGACGAATTCCATCTGTAA
- a CDS encoding 1-acyl-sn-glycerol-3-phosphate acyltransferase produces the protein MKKAIYSFIYYRLLGWKTNVTVPNYDKCVICAAPHTTNLDLFIGKLFYGAIGRKTSFMMKKEWFFFPLGVFFKAVGGIPVNRSRKTSLVDQMVHNFAKYKKFNLAITPEGTRKANPNWKKGFYFIALKAQVPIVLIGIDYSKKTISATKAIMPSGDINKDMREIKLYFKDFKGKHPENFALGEI, from the coding sequence ATGAAAAAAGCAATTTATAGCTTTATCTATTACCGCCTGTTAGGATGGAAGACAAACGTTACGGTGCCTAATTATGATAAATGCGTGATATGTGCCGCTCCACACACAACAAACCTTGATTTATTTATTGGAAAACTATTTTATGGTGCTATAGGCCGTAAGACAAGTTTCATGATGAAAAAAGAATGGTTTTTCTTTCCACTTGGAGTTTTTTTCAAAGCAGTTGGCGGAATTCCCGTCAACCGTAGCCGAAAAACTTCGCTAGTAGATCAGATGGTTCATAATTTTGCTAAATATAAAAAGTTTAATTTGGCTATCACTCCCGAAGGAACCCGCAAAGCGAATCCAAACTGGAAAAAAGGTTTTTATTTTATAGCTTTGAAAGCACAGGTTCCTATCGTCCTGATTGGTATTGATTACAGCAAGAAAACGATTTCGGCAACGAAAGCTATCATGCCGTCAGGAGATATTAATAAGGACATGAGAGAAATCAAACTTTATTTCAAGGATTTCAAAGGAAAACATCCGGAGAATTTTGCTCTTGGAGAAATATGA
- a CDS encoding tyrosine-type DNA invertase cluster 3b, with the protein MQKINKNGFSQCAGAYIERLRKEGRYSTAHVYKNALFSFSKFCGTLNISFRQVTRECLRCYGQHLYESGLKLNTISTYMRMLRSIYNRGVEAGSAPYVPRLFHDVYTGVDIRQKKALSVTELHKLLYEDPKSERLRRTQTIAALMFQFCGMSFADLAHLEKSALDRNVLQYNRIKTKTPMSLEILESAKEMMNQLRSNKPALPDCPDYLFDILHSDKKRKDEKAYKEYQSALRRFNNCLKDLARALRLNSPVTSYTFRHSWATTAKYRGVSIEMISESLGHKSIKTTQIYLKGFGLRERTEVNRKNLSYVRDCNAGR; encoded by the coding sequence ATGCAAAAAATTAATAAAAATGGATTTAGCCAATGTGCCGGAGCGTACATTGAGCGTTTGCGGAAAGAAGGGCGATATTCTACCGCTCATGTTTATAAGAATGCTCTTTTTTCTTTTAGTAAGTTTTGTGGAACATTGAACATATCGTTCAGGCAAGTCACGCGAGAATGTTTACGTTGCTATGGACAGCATCTTTACGAGTCCGGATTAAAGCTCAATACGATTTCTACTTATATGCGTATGCTTCGTAGTATCTACAATCGGGGAGTAGAAGCGGGAAGTGCCCCTTATGTTCCCCGGTTGTTTCATGATGTTTATACAGGCGTGGATATCCGGCAAAAGAAAGCATTGTCTGTGACCGAGTTACACAAACTTCTATATGAGGATCCGAAATCCGAACGTTTGCGTCGTACGCAGACGATTGCCGCTTTAATGTTTCAGTTTTGTGGAATGTCATTCGCAGATTTGGCGCATTTAGAGAAGTCGGCTTTAGACCGGAATGTGCTTCAATATAATCGTATCAAGACTAAAACACCAATGAGCCTGGAAATTCTCGAAAGTGCAAAGGAGATGATGAATCAGCTTCGAAGCAATAAACCTGCTCTTCCTGATTGTCCCGACTATTTATTCGATATTTTACATAGTGATAAGAAGCGAAAAGATGAAAAAGCATATAAGGAATATCAGTCTGCTCTTCGTAGATTTAATAATTGTTTGAAGGATTTGGCGAGAGCGTTGCGCTTAAATTCGCCTGTCACTTCATATACTTTCCGACATTCTTGGGCCACTACTGCCAAATACCGCGGAGTTTCTATTGAAATGATAAGTGAATCGTTGGGGCACAAATCTATTAAAACCACACAAATATATCTGAAAGGCTTTGGATTAAGAGAACGTACAGAAGTAAATAGAAAGAATTTATCTTACGTTAGAGATTGCAATGCAGGCAGGTGA
- a CDS encoding YjbH domain-containing protein produces MKQTKAAFRNKPFISLKGSILFLILIPMSGLIHAQYSMGTTGQLMIPTAEMQETGTFTGGVNFLPEQVTPSVFSFPTMNYFVDMTLFSFIEFTYRMTLLKMTTGTGRTGYHNQDRSNTIRIRPIKESRYFPAVVIGGDDLLTEKKTPYWGAYYGVLTKTIGFRSGDQLAVTAGWYIHQGDCRVFNKGPFGGVRYTPSFCKELKLMVEYDTHGWNMGAAMRFWKHLSVNVFTREFTCVSAGLRYECTLIH; encoded by the coding sequence ATGAAACAAACTAAAGCGGCTTTTAGGAATAAGCCATTTATTTCGTTAAAAGGTAGTATTCTATTTCTGATACTCATTCCGATGAGCGGTCTGATTCATGCGCAATATTCCATGGGAACAACGGGGCAGTTGATGATACCTACCGCTGAAATGCAAGAGACCGGTACATTTACGGGAGGAGTCAATTTCTTACCAGAACAGGTTACTCCATCGGTTTTCAGTTTCCCTACCATGAACTATTTTGTAGATATGACTCTTTTCTCTTTTATCGAATTCACTTATCGGATGACATTACTCAAAATGACAACCGGCACAGGCAGAACGGGTTATCATAATCAGGACCGTTCTAATACGATTCGCATTCGTCCAATAAAAGAAAGCCGCTATTTTCCGGCTGTTGTGATTGGTGGAGATGATCTTTTGACTGAGAAGAAGACTCCATATTGGGGAGCTTATTATGGTGTGTTGACAAAGACTATCGGATTTCGTTCAGGAGATCAATTGGCTGTCACAGCCGGATGGTATATTCATCAAGGCGATTGCCGGGTATTTAATAAAGGACCTTTCGGAGGTGTCCGTTACACGCCTTCTTTTTGCAAAGAATTGAAATTGATGGTGGAATATGATACGCATGGATGGAATATGGGGGCTGCCATGCGCTTTTGGAAGCATTTGTCCGTCAATGTGTTTACTCGTGAATTTACGTGTGTTTCCGCTGGTCTGCGGTATGAATGTACATTAATACATTAA
- a CDS encoding carboxypeptidase-like regulatory domain-containing protein, protein MKSVKWFYVGAMAIALGMLTFATVACHDDDDDPKPAEGEVVETPKPVVEYYIMGTVTSGGAAMDGAKVKVGSKNYTTDSNGKFSVTESATGTYSIEASSNGYLSQKTSVVIANNAENRSVVTVALALTKESPKTAVSIEATGETKVEDNSESNQAIEKPGEVAPEEVVEDKPLVKVELTIPEDAIEASQQQAGIVEDGKVNISVTTFVPAPEEVTTEVKAEDVNRDVPKSIPLAAAKFEPSGLKFKKSVTISIPNPIPGITFADADMILTYQNPNTGEWGDAKDNNGNVIKNISSTTESGAVTAYTAEVDHFSAYAIENKVYSKISNETVTTNILGQASRDNSENAKAVAGIELKYKEKSGWDYDKNDAGLVAEVKSQLGAGASAEDTKTVNAMVAFMKTRMFSLMGSVSGITETERVYNTVNVNGYTTMSYTCYAKVRTTTLTANVKFKGTAKSVSITATRYTGTDHQYKTVTYNPTHSGGKGGSI, encoded by the coding sequence ATGAAAAGTGTAAAATGGTTTTATGTGGGTGCCATGGCGATAGCCTTGGGTATGTTAACTTTTGCGACAGTAGCCTGTCACGATGATGATGACGATCCGAAACCGGCAGAAGGGGAAGTTGTTGAAACTCCGAAACCGGTTGTAGAGTATTACATTATGGGGACGGTGACTTCCGGAGGAGCAGCAATGGATGGGGCAAAGGTAAAAGTGGGTAGTAAAAATTACACAACCGACTCGAATGGTAAGTTCTCTGTTACAGAAAGTGCTACAGGTACTTATAGTATTGAAGCGTCTTCTAATGGATATCTTTCACAGAAAACGTCAGTTGTCATTGCAAATAATGCAGAGAATCGTAGTGTGGTAACGGTAGCTCTGGCTTTGACAAAGGAGAGTCCGAAAACTGCTGTGTCAATAGAGGCTACAGGAGAAACTAAAGTAGAGGATAATAGTGAATCGAATCAGGCAATTGAAAAGCCGGGAGAAGTTGCTCCGGAAGAAGTGGTAGAGGATAAACCGCTCGTGAAAGTCGAACTGACAATACCGGAAGATGCAATTGAGGCATCTCAACAACAAGCAGGAATTGTTGAAGATGGTAAAGTCAACATTAGTGTGACAACCTTTGTTCCTGCTCCTGAAGAAGTAACTACTGAAGTAAAGGCAGAGGACGTGAATAGAGATGTACCTAAAAGCATACCTTTAGCTGCTGCTAAATTTGAACCGTCTGGTTTGAAATTTAAGAAGTCTGTTACGATTTCTATTCCTAATCCTATCCCTGGAATAACATTCGCTGATGCTGATATGATACTTACTTATCAGAATCCAAATACAGGAGAATGGGGGGATGCAAAAGATAATAATGGAAATGTAATTAAAAATATATCTTCTACTACAGAAAGTGGAGCTGTCACTGCATATACAGCCGAAGTCGATCACTTCTCTGCTTATGCTATAGAGAATAAAGTATATAGCAAGATTAGTAATGAAACTGTGACAACTAATATTCTAGGACAAGCTAGTCGTGATAATAGCGAGAATGCTAAAGCGGTGGCTGGCATTGAACTGAAATATAAGGAAAAGTCTGGTTGGGACTATGATAAGAATGATGCTGGTCTTGTTGCTGAAGTTAAATCGCAATTAGGAGCTGGTGCTAGTGCTGAAGATACAAAAACGGTGAATGCAATGGTTGCTTTTATGAAAACTCGTATGTTCTCATTAATGGGATCGGTATCTGGCATTACGGAAACTGAACGTGTTTATAACACTGTAAATGTAAACGGATATACTACCATGAGTTATACTTGCTATGCAAAAGTCCGTACTACCACGTTGACGGCTAATGTAAAGTTTAAGGGTACTGCAAAGTCTGTTTCGATTACAGCAACTCGTTATACCGGTACGGACCATCAATATAAAACGGTTACTTATAATCCGACACATAGCGGTGGTAAGGGTGGTAGTATCTAA
- a CDS encoding patatin-like phospholipase family protein, giving the protein MKKQIFSTLVLSIGILLPFSLHSQEQRKKVGVVLSGGGAKGMAHIKALQVIEEAGIPIDYIAGTSMGAIVGGLYAIGYTPEQLDSMVRKQDWTFLLSDRIKRSAMSLTDRERSEKYTVSIPFTKTPKDAATGGIMKGQNLANLFSDLTVGYHDSIDFNKLPIPFACVAANVVNGEQIVFHDGILSTAMRASMAIPGVFTPVRQDSMVLVDGGIVNNYPADVVKAMGADIIIGVDVQNALKKADKLNSVPDILGQIVDITCQSNHEKNVDLTDTYIRVNVDGYSSASFTPAAIDTLMRRGEEAAKAQWGSLLALKKKIGIAEDYTPKQHGPYSSLSNARTVYVTDISFSGVEVDDKKWLMKKCNLKENSDISTQQIEQALYQLRGSQSYSSASYTLKETPEGYHLNFLLQEKYERRINLGIRFDSEEIASLLVNATADLKTRIPSRLALTGRLGKRYAARIDYTLEPMQQRNFNFSYMFQYNDINIYEEGDRAYNTTYKYHLAEFGFSDVWYKNFRFGLGLRFEYYKYKDFLFKKPEISDLKVESEHFLSYFAQVQYNTYDKGRFPSKGSDFRAAYSLYTDNMAQYNEHAPFSALNASWASVIPVTRRFSIIPSIYGRILIGRDFPYPLQNAIGGDVPGFYIPQQLPFAGVTNLELMDNTIMIASIKFRQRMGAIHYLTLTGNYGLTDSNFFDILKGKQLFGISAGYGMDSIFGPLEISLGYSNQTDKGSCFVNLGYYF; this is encoded by the coding sequence ATGAAAAAACAAATCTTTTCAACATTAGTTTTATCAATTGGCATCTTATTGCCTTTTTCTTTGCATTCTCAGGAACAAAGAAAAAAGGTAGGTGTCGTTCTAAGCGGCGGCGGTGCTAAAGGAATGGCACACATCAAAGCACTGCAAGTGATCGAAGAAGCCGGAATTCCTATTGATTATATAGCCGGCACCAGCATGGGAGCTATCGTAGGCGGTCTTTATGCCATCGGTTATACTCCGGAACAATTGGATAGCATGGTACGAAAACAAGATTGGACATTCCTATTGAGTGACCGTATCAAAAGAAGTGCCATGTCATTAACAGATCGTGAGCGATCTGAAAAATATACAGTCTCTATTCCTTTCACCAAAACTCCCAAAGATGCCGCTACCGGAGGAATCATGAAAGGACAGAATCTGGCTAATCTATTTTCAGACCTTACCGTAGGGTATCATGACTCTATCGACTTTAATAAACTTCCCATTCCTTTTGCCTGTGTAGCAGCCAATGTTGTTAATGGAGAACAAATTGTATTCCATGACGGAATACTCTCTACTGCCATGCGTGCCAGTATGGCTATCCCCGGTGTATTTACTCCGGTACGGCAAGACAGTATGGTATTAGTGGACGGTGGCATTGTAAACAACTATCCGGCAGATGTTGTGAAAGCCATGGGGGCCGATATTATTATCGGAGTAGACGTACAGAATGCTCTGAAGAAGGCTGACAAGCTCAATAGCGTCCCCGACATTCTGGGACAAATTGTAGATATCACCTGTCAGTCTAACCATGAAAAAAATGTAGATCTCACAGATACCTATATCCGTGTCAATGTAGATGGATATTCATCCGCCAGTTTTACTCCAGCCGCCATTGATACCCTGATGCGTAGAGGCGAAGAAGCAGCAAAAGCCCAATGGGGTTCATTGCTTGCTTTGAAAAAGAAAATAGGAATAGCCGAAGATTATACCCCGAAACAACATGGTCCTTATTCTTCTCTTTCTAATGCGCGTACGGTTTATGTGACGGACATCTCATTTTCCGGTGTAGAGGTGGATGATAAAAAATGGTTGATGAAGAAATGTAATCTGAAAGAAAACAGCGATATTTCCACTCAACAAATAGAACAGGCCCTGTATCAGTTACGTGGCAGTCAGTCCTACTCCAGTGCCAGTTATACGTTGAAAGAGACACCTGAAGGTTATCACCTCAACTTCCTGTTACAGGAAAAATATGAAAGAAGAATCAACCTGGGCATCCGTTTCGATTCGGAAGAGATCGCATCTTTGTTGGTCAATGCAACAGCAGACCTCAAAACTCGTATTCCTTCCCGCCTGGCTCTTACCGGTCGGTTGGGTAAACGATATGCTGCCCGCATAGACTATACGCTGGAACCAATGCAACAGCGTAATTTCAACTTCTCGTATATGTTCCAATACAATGATATCAATATTTACGAGGAAGGCGACCGTGCCTATAATACAACTTACAAATATCATCTGGCCGAATTCGGCTTCTCTGATGTATGGTACAAGAATTTCCGTTTCGGACTCGGTCTTCGTTTTGAATATTACAAATACAAAGATTTCTTGTTCAAGAAACCTGAAATTTCCGACCTGAAAGTAGAATCCGAACACTTTCTAAGTTATTTTGCCCAAGTGCAATATAATACCTATGATAAAGGACGTTTCCCTTCTAAAGGAAGTGACTTCAGAGCCGCCTATTCACTCTATACGGATAATATGGCACAATACAACGAACACGCTCCATTTTCAGCACTGAATGCTTCGTGGGCAAGCGTCATTCCTGTAACCCGCCGTTTCTCTATCATTCCTTCCATTTATGGACGTATCCTGATCGGAAGAGATTTTCCCTACCCGCTGCAAAATGCCATTGGCGGTGACGTACCTGGTTTCTATATTCCACAGCAATTACCATTTGCCGGGGTTACCAATCTGGAATTGATGGATAACACCATTATGATTGCATCTATTAAGTTCAGACAACGCATGGGAGCCATTCATTATCTTACACTGACGGGTAACTACGGACTAACAGATAGTAATTTCTTCGATATATTGAAAGGCAAGCAATTATTCGGTATCAGTGCAGGCTATGGAATGGACAGTATCTTCGGGCCATTGGAAATATCATTGGGATATTCCAATCAGACGGACAAAGGAAGTTGCTTTGTGAATTTAGGGTATTACTTCTAA